A window of the Acetobacteraceae bacterium genome harbors these coding sequences:
- the rfbD gene encoding dTDP-4-dehydrorhamnose reductase — translation MNQNAPILVLGHDGQVATSLRHLATEQKIPLKAVGHAELNLATAAQADISDLLEKINPWAIVNAAAFTQVDNAESQQEEAFAINQKAVAFLTKACQEKDLPFVHISTDYVFDGSKGQPYLETDPVAPLGVYGKSKEAGEQEALKYKKSIILRTSWVYSSFGKNFVKTILNAAVARPLLKVVDDQKGNPTSAPALAQAILSILQKIQKQGWQPAFGGIFHATGRGETTWYGFTQFLLERRKELGLSVPELLPVSTSEYPTPAKRPADSRLSPQKLESVFDLSLPSWQESSKRIAEELLKAE, via the coding sequence GAATCAAAACGCCCCTATTCTTGTTCTTGGGCATGATGGACAAGTCGCAACATCTTTGCGCCACCTTGCAACAGAGCAAAAAATTCCTTTGAAAGCTGTCGGCCATGCAGAGTTAAATCTTGCAACAGCGGCACAAGCGGATATTTCAGATCTTCTTGAAAAAATTAACCCTTGGGCTATTGTGAATGCTGCCGCTTTTACACAAGTGGATAATGCAGAAAGCCAACAGGAAGAGGCTTTTGCAATCAACCAAAAAGCCGTGGCCTTTTTAACCAAAGCCTGCCAAGAAAAAGATCTTCCTTTTGTTCATATTTCAACAGATTATGTTTTTGATGGCTCAAAAGGCCAACCTTACTTAGAAACAGATCCCGTTGCCCCTCTTGGCGTTTATGGCAAAAGCAAAGAGGCTGGAGAGCAAGAAGCGCTTAAATATAAAAAATCTATTATTTTAAGAACCTCTTGGGTTTACTCAAGTTTTGGAAAAAATTTCGTCAAAACAATTTTAAATGCTGCCGTAGCACGTCCTCTCCTTAAAGTCGTCGATGATCAAAAAGGCAACCCAACGTCTGCACCTGCCCTAGCACAAGCAATTTTGTCTATTTTGCAAAAAATTCAAAAACAGGGATGGCAACCAGCCTTTGGTGGCATTTTTCATGCTACTGGACGGGGGGAAACAACGTGGTATGGTTTTACACAATTTCTTTTAGAACGGCGCAAAGAACTTGGTCTTTCCGTACCAGAGCTTTTGCCTGTTTCAACAAGTGAGTATCCAACGCCAGCAAAACGCCCTGCCGATTCTCGCCTAAGTCCGCAAAAATTAGAATCTGTTTTTGATTTATCTCTTCCTTCTTGGCAAGAAAGCAGTAAACGCATTGCTGAAGAACTCTTAAAAGCGGAATGA